A single genomic interval of Rhizobium leguminosarum bv. trifolii WSM1325 harbors:
- a CDS encoding diguanylate cyclase/phosphodiesterase with PAS/PAC sensor(s) (KEGG: rec:RHECIAT_CH0003885 putative sensory box/GGDEF family protein~TIGRFAM: diguanylate cyclase~PFAM: EAL domain protein; GGDEF domain containing protein; PAS fold-4 domain protein~SMART: EAL domain protein; GGDEF domain containing protein; PAS domain containing protein): MKPDNPNRVPIDVYLSFVSSLSGNRMTLLAGVIVHVATCLAVAAKTQSFVYILLAAAFLLVFCVRMVIFRQFDRVDKESLSHAGIERWERILVAGAACTTTLLGIASGYAIFVVHDSFAELACIAVTMATMVSVVGRNYGSRLAVDLQTFSCCLPMIVCSLLALDFYRGLLSIFLIPFWLTTRAMANGVREFLYENVIARREITIIADRFDTALNNMPHGLVMVDAENRIQVVNRKACELLKIGAPDRLKDRDLGAVLRYGARYSFMDASQPELILRQLTQVAEGNLSRTLIHFPEGLSLEFSASRRADGGAVLIFEDVSSRVKAEQKIMHMVRFDALTGLPNREYFGQLVQDYLAKHQRKSGPLGFMVLDIDEFKHVNDMRGHVTGDHLLCAIAARIKQASGNAILGRLMGDQFILFFPHAKEQASLDVEIRRVHAAIQGNYAVDELTFLVSLSAGYAILESAAFAMDEWSVKADLALFESKSRFKGGISGFEREMDGRYIEQQKLKADLRDAVSAQALHLAFQPMFRSDGSRIECAEALARWVHPEKGSIPPDVFIRLAEDMGIISDITRFVLFKACSECMNWPEHIAVSVNLSARDLRDADILAVVAEALAHSGLDAARLHLEVTESCLIDEPAAVRAILAELRARGITIAIDDFGTGFSSLSYLDTLPLDIVKIDRSFVRNIVEDNRRLKLLRGTVHLARELGLKIVIEGVETEEQLALLNKHRSADLVQGYVFSPPVPSQNIPLLQQGIGRRVVQRRRNKVA, from the coding sequence ATGAAGCCAGATAACCCGAACAGGGTCCCTATAGATGTGTATCTGTCGTTTGTGAGTTCCCTTTCCGGGAACCGCATGACGCTGCTTGCTGGCGTGATCGTGCATGTCGCGACATGCCTTGCCGTTGCTGCCAAGACCCAGTCCTTCGTCTATATCCTGCTGGCGGCCGCCTTCCTCCTGGTCTTCTGCGTTCGCATGGTCATCTTCCGGCAGTTCGACCGCGTTGACAAGGAGAGCCTGTCGCACGCCGGAATCGAGCGTTGGGAGCGGATCCTGGTTGCCGGTGCTGCCTGCACCACCACCCTGCTTGGCATCGCCAGCGGCTACGCCATCTTCGTCGTCCATGATTCCTTTGCGGAACTTGCCTGCATTGCGGTTACCATGGCGACCATGGTTTCCGTTGTCGGCCGCAATTATGGTTCGCGCCTGGCGGTTGACCTCCAGACCTTTTCCTGCTGTCTGCCGATGATTGTCTGCAGCCTGTTGGCGCTCGATTTTTATCGTGGCTTGTTGTCGATCTTCCTCATTCCCTTCTGGCTGACGACGCGTGCCATGGCGAACGGCGTGCGCGAGTTCCTCTATGAGAATGTCATCGCGCGCCGGGAAATCACCATCATCGCCGACCGCTTCGATACGGCGCTCAACAACATGCCGCATGGCCTAGTCATGGTCGATGCCGAAAACCGCATCCAGGTCGTCAATCGCAAGGCCTGCGAGCTTTTGAAGATCGGTGCGCCGGATCGGTTGAAGGACCGCGATCTCGGCGCCGTGCTACGCTACGGCGCGCGCTACAGCTTCATGGACGCCTCGCAGCCGGAGCTCATCCTGCGCCAGCTCACCCAAGTCGCCGAAGGCAACCTGTCGCGCACGCTCATCCATTTCCCCGAGGGCCTGTCGCTCGAATTCTCCGCCAGCCGCAGGGCCGACGGCGGCGCCGTGCTGATCTTCGAGGACGTGTCGAGCCGGGTGAAGGCGGAGCAGAAGATCATGCACATGGTCCGCTTCGATGCGCTGACCGGCCTGCCGAACCGAGAATATTTCGGGCAGCTGGTGCAGGATTATCTCGCCAAACATCAAAGGAAGTCCGGGCCACTCGGCTTCATGGTTCTCGATATCGACGAGTTCAAACATGTCAACGACATGCGCGGCCACGTTACAGGCGACCACCTGCTTTGCGCCATCGCCGCCCGCATCAAGCAGGCGTCCGGCAACGCCATCCTCGGCCGGTTGATGGGAGACCAGTTCATCCTGTTCTTCCCGCATGCGAAGGAACAGGCCTCGCTCGACGTCGAGATCCGCCGCGTGCACGCCGCAATCCAGGGCAACTACGCAGTCGACGAGCTGACCTTCCTGGTTTCGCTCAGCGCCGGCTACGCGATCCTCGAGAGTGCTGCGTTTGCGATGGACGAATGGAGCGTCAAGGCGGATCTGGCGCTGTTCGAAAGCAAGTCGCGCTTCAAGGGCGGCATTTCCGGCTTCGAGCGGGAGATGGATGGCCGCTATATCGAGCAGCAGAAGCTGAAAGCGGATTTGCGCGACGCGGTCTCGGCGCAGGCGCTGCATCTTGCCTTCCAGCCGATGTTCCGGTCCGACGGCTCGCGGATCGAATGCGCCGAAGCGTTGGCGCGCTGGGTGCATCCGGAGAAGGGCTCGATCCCGCCCGACGTCTTCATCCGGCTCGCCGAAGATATGGGCATCATCTCCGACATCACCCGTTTCGTGTTGTTCAAGGCGTGCAGCGAATGCATGAACTGGCCGGAACATATCGCCGTCTCGGTGAACCTTTCGGCGCGGGATCTGCGCGATGCCGATATTCTCGCGGTGGTCGCCGAAGCGCTTGCCCATTCCGGTCTCGACGCGGCGCGGCTGCATCTCGAAGTCACCGAAAGCTGCCTGATCGACGAGCCGGCGGCTGTGCGCGCCATCCTGGCCGAGCTCAGGGCTCGCGGCATCACCATCGCCATCGACGATTTCGGTACCGGCTTCTCCAGCCTCAGCTACCTCGACACACTGCCGCTCGATATCGTCAAGATCGATCGCTCCTTCGTGCGCAACATCGTCGAAGATAACCGCCGCTTGAAGCTGCTGCGCGGCACGGTCCATCTCGCCCGTGAACTGGGCCTGAAGATCGTCATTGAAGGTGTCGAAACCGAGGAGCAGCTCGCACTGCTCAACAAGCACCGCAGCGCCGATCTTGTTCAGGGTTACGTTTTCTCGCCGCCGGTGCCTTCCCAGAATATCCCGCTGTTGCAGCAGGGCATCGGCCGCCGCGTCGTACAACGCCGCCGCAACAAGGTCGCCTGA
- a CDS encoding aa3 type cytochrome c oxidase subunit IV (PFAM: aa3 type cytochrome c oxidase subunit IV~KEGG: ret:RHE_CH03614 hypothetical protein), translating to MAEHHTGPVETGAPMDYKEHEQTYDMFIASAKYGSMLLIVLLLAMTAGFFGGAGLLGGLFVFIILLAAGIFLFR from the coding sequence ATGGCCGAACATCATACCGGACCGGTCGAGACCGGCGCGCCGATGGATTATAAAGAACATGAACAGACCTACGACATGTTCATCGCCAGCGCGAAATACGGCTCGATGCTGCTCATCGTCCTCCTGCTTGCGATGACCGCTGGTTTCTTCGGCGGCGCCGGCCTTCTCGGTGGCCTCTTCGTCTTCATCATTCTTCTCGCAGCCGGCATCTTCCTGTTCCGCTGA
- a CDS encoding NAD(P)(+) transhydrogenase (AB-specific) (PFAM: NAD(P) transhydrogenase beta subunit~KEGG: rec:RHECIAT_CH0003880 NAD(P)(+) transhydrogenase (AB-specific) protein, beta subunit) encodes MTNIAAFLYLVSGVLFILALRGLSHPATSRKGNLYGMIGMGIAILTTLVLATPDFGGFVLIILGLAIGGSVGAYVARTIPMTSMPQLVAGFHSLVGLAAVLVAASALYTPASFGIGEIGHIHTEARVEMALGVAIGALTFTGSIIAFLKLDGRMSGKPILLPYRHVINASLLLLIVLFIIGLAATESHFDFWAVVALSLALGVLLIVPIGGADMPVVVSMLNSYSGWAAAGIGFTLGNLALIITGALVGSSGAILSYIMCKGMNRSFVSVILGGFGGETASGGPDTSDRTVKLGSAEDAAYLMANASKVIIVPGYGMAVAQAQHALRELADNLKKNGVEVKYAIHPVAGRMPGHMNVLLAEANVPYDEVFELEDINSEFAQADVAYVIGANDVTNPAARDDKTSPIYGMPILDVDRAKTCLFVKRSLGSGYAGIDNTLFYKDGTMMLLGDAKKMTEDINKALAH; translated from the coding sequence ATGACCAATATCGCAGCCTTCCTCTACCTCGTCTCCGGCGTGCTCTTCATCCTGGCGCTGCGCGGCCTGTCGCATCCGGCTACCAGCCGCAAGGGCAATCTCTACGGCATGATCGGCATGGGCATCGCGATCCTGACGACGCTGGTGCTGGCGACGCCTGACTTCGGCGGCTTCGTGCTGATCATCCTTGGGCTTGCCATCGGTGGCAGTGTCGGCGCCTATGTCGCCCGCACCATACCCATGACCTCGATGCCGCAGCTCGTCGCGGGTTTCCATTCGCTGGTCGGCCTTGCCGCGGTGCTGGTCGCGGCCTCCGCGCTCTACACGCCGGCTTCCTTCGGCATCGGTGAGATCGGTCACATCCACACCGAGGCGCGCGTCGAGATGGCGCTCGGCGTGGCGATCGGCGCGCTGACTTTCACCGGTTCGATCATTGCCTTTCTGAAGCTCGACGGGCGCATGTCCGGTAAGCCGATTCTGTTGCCCTACCGGCATGTGATCAATGCGAGCCTGCTGCTGCTGATCGTGCTCTTCATCATCGGGCTGGCCGCCACCGAGAGCCATTTCGACTTCTGGGCCGTCGTCGCGCTGTCGCTGGCGCTCGGCGTTCTGCTGATCGTGCCGATCGGCGGGGCCGATATGCCGGTCGTCGTGTCGATGCTGAACTCTTATTCAGGCTGGGCGGCGGCCGGCATCGGCTTCACGCTCGGCAATCTGGCGCTGATCATCACGGGCGCGCTCGTCGGCTCGTCCGGCGCGATCCTCTCCTACATCATGTGCAAGGGTATGAACCGTTCCTTCGTCTCCGTCATCCTCGGCGGTTTCGGCGGTGAGACGGCGTCCGGCGGACCAGACACGTCAGACAGGACGGTCAAGCTCGGCTCGGCCGAGGATGCGGCCTATCTGATGGCCAATGCATCGAAGGTTATCATCGTGCCGGGATATGGCATGGCGGTCGCCCAGGCCCAGCATGCGCTGCGCGAGCTCGCGGACAATCTCAAGAAGAACGGCGTCGAGGTAAAATATGCGATCCACCCGGTCGCAGGACGTATGCCTGGGCACATGAACGTGTTGCTCGCCGAAGCGAATGTTCCCTATGACGAGGTTTTCGAGCTCGAGGACATCAATTCGGAATTCGCCCAGGCCGACGTTGCCTATGTCATCGGTGCCAATGACGTGACCAATCCGGCGGCGCGCGACGACAAGACCTCGCCGATCTACGGCATGCCGATTCTCGACGTCGACCGGGCAAAGACCTGCCTCTTCGTCAAGCGCTCGCTCGGCTCGGGTTATGCCGGCATCGACAATACGCTGTTCTATAAGGACGGCACGATGATGCTGCTCGGTGATGCGAAGAAGATGACCGAGGATATCAACAAGGCGCTCGCGCACTGA
- a CDS encoding Tripartite ATP-independent periplasmic transporter DctQ component (PFAM: Tripartite ATP-independent periplasmic transporter DctQ component~KEGG: ret:RHE_CH03617 putative TRAP mannitol/C4-dicarboxylate transporter, permease protein), which translates to MSVLLAASRLIDSISQFMGKLSEYMVLFCCLISAGNAIVRYAFNYSSNGWLEIQWYLFAFVVMLGASHALRNNEHVRVDLIYGSVSDRAKIWIDIVGLIVFLLPACLYLTWLCWPFFTLSYHQGEISGNAGGLIRWPVKLILVAGFALLSLQGVSELVKRIAALTGHISIDTKYEKPLQ; encoded by the coding sequence ATGTCGGTACTTCTGGCCGCAAGCCGGCTGATTGACTCGATCAGTCAGTTCATGGGCAAACTTTCCGAATATATGGTGCTGTTCTGCTGCCTGATCAGCGCCGGAAACGCCATCGTCCGCTACGCCTTCAACTACAGTTCGAACGGCTGGCTGGAGATTCAGTGGTATCTCTTCGCCTTCGTCGTCATGCTCGGCGCCTCGCATGCGCTGCGCAACAATGAGCATGTCCGCGTCGACCTGATCTATGGTTCGGTTTCCGACAGGGCGAAGATCTGGATCGACATCGTCGGCCTCATTGTCTTCCTCCTTCCCGCATGCCTCTATCTCACCTGGCTGTGCTGGCCTTTCTTCACGCTCTCCTACCATCAGGGGGAAATATCGGGCAACGCCGGCGGACTGATCCGTTGGCCCGTCAAGCTGATCCTCGTCGCCGGCTTCGCACTGCTTTCCCTTCAGGGCGTTTCCGAGCTGGTCAAGCGGATCGCAGCCCTCACCGGCCATATCAGCATCGATACGAAATACGAAAAGCCGCTGCAGTAA
- a CDS encoding conserved hypothetical protein (KEGG: ret:RHE_CH03615 hypothetical protein), which yields MSETLFKRSDFSTKILEVLDHVEYRRVESSEDMEQVERLRYKAYKAHDVLALAPKGLLDDSDFDSHAYIFGLYYYGELVSTIRVHYVTPEHRLSQSGGAFPEAMDDLLDAGLTLIDPARFAADPELTADLPWVPYLTLRPTIVAAAYFRADRVLQFVRPPHAAFYKRVFYADTVVPGRLAKNYGIDMTLMATNVIEVGRKLLTRYPFFISSASEQRMMFSRNPNDTLPPLTIIPTARFVPQGELGTDLPL from the coding sequence ATGTCAGAGACACTGTTCAAGCGTAGCGATTTCAGCACAAAAATTTTGGAAGTTTTGGATCATGTCGAGTATCGCCGCGTCGAAAGCAGCGAAGACATGGAGCAGGTGGAACGGTTGCGCTACAAGGCCTACAAGGCCCATGACGTGCTGGCGCTTGCCCCGAAAGGGCTGCTTGATGACAGCGATTTCGACAGCCACGCCTATATCTTCGGTCTGTATTATTATGGGGAACTGGTCAGTACGATCCGGGTTCATTATGTGACACCGGAACATCGCCTCAGTCAGTCCGGTGGCGCCTTTCCCGAGGCGATGGATGACCTTCTGGATGCGGGGCTGACCCTGATCGATCCGGCGCGTTTCGCGGCCGACCCCGAGCTCACCGCCGATCTGCCGTGGGTTCCCTATCTGACGCTGAGGCCGACCATCGTGGCGGCGGCGTATTTCCGTGCGGACCGCGTTCTTCAATTCGTTCGGCCGCCGCATGCGGCCTTCTACAAGCGGGTCTTCTATGCCGATACGGTCGTGCCCGGCCGGCTGGCGAAGAATTACGGGATCGACATGACGCTGATGGCGACGAATGTGATCGAGGTCGGGCGAAAGCTGTTGACGCGCTATCCCTTCTTCATCTCGAGCGCCAGCGAGCAGCGCATGATGTTTTCGCGCAATCCCAACGACACCCTGCCGCCGCTCACCATCATTCCGACGGCGCGTTTCGTGCCGCAAGGCGAACTCGGCACCGACCTGCCGCTGTAA
- a CDS encoding NAD(P)(+) transhydrogenase (AB-specific) (PFAM: alanine dehydrogenase/PNT domain protein~KEGG: rec:RHECIAT_CH0003882 NAD(P)(+) transhydrogenase (AB-specific) protein, alpha subunit), whose product MGNIVFVAREVTGEETRVAASAETVKKMKSFGFDVVVEAGAGAASRIPDGDFEAAGARIGSFADAALADVVLKVRRPSGSEISGYKSGAVIIAIMDPYGNDEAIAALASAGLSAFAMELMPRITRAQSMDVLSSQANLAGYQAVIEAAAVYDRAMPMMMTAAGTVPAAKVFVMGAGVAGLQAIATARRLGAAVSATDVRPAAKEQVASLGAKFIAVEDEEFKAAETAGGYAKEMSADYQAKQAALVAEHIAKQDIVITTALIPGRAAPRLVSRAMLASMKSGAVAVDLAVERGGNIEGVVPGEVADVEGVSVIGFANMPGRVAASASALYAKNLVTFLETMVNKETRSVVVNLDDELVKATMLTYAGDVVHPAFGGAKKGDI is encoded by the coding sequence TTGGGCAATATCGTTTTCGTTGCAAGGGAAGTCACGGGCGAGGAGACACGCGTCGCCGCCTCCGCCGAGACCGTGAAGAAGATGAAGAGTTTCGGCTTCGACGTCGTCGTTGAAGCCGGTGCCGGTGCGGCTTCGCGGATTCCGGATGGGGATTTCGAGGCCGCCGGTGCCAGGATCGGCAGTTTTGCGGATGCAGCCTTGGCCGATGTCGTGCTGAAGGTGCGTCGGCCCAGCGGATCGGAAATCTCCGGCTATAAAAGCGGTGCCGTGATCATTGCCATCATGGACCCCTACGGCAATGACGAAGCGATCGCGGCACTGGCAAGTGCCGGGCTTTCGGCTTTCGCGATGGAGTTGATGCCGCGCATTACCCGCGCCCAGTCCATGGACGTGCTGTCGTCCCAGGCCAATCTTGCCGGTTACCAGGCCGTCATCGAGGCGGCGGCGGTTTATGACCGCGCCATGCCGATGATGATGACGGCGGCTGGCACCGTCCCGGCCGCCAAAGTCTTCGTCATGGGCGCCGGCGTCGCCGGTCTTCAGGCGATCGCGACCGCGCGCCGTCTCGGCGCCGCGGTCTCGGCCACCGACGTTCGCCCCGCTGCCAAGGAGCAGGTCGCCTCGCTCGGCGCCAAGTTCATCGCCGTCGAGGACGAAGAGTTCAAGGCGGCGGAAACGGCCGGCGGCTATGCCAAGGAAATGTCTGCCGACTATCAGGCGAAACAGGCGGCTCTGGTTGCCGAACACATCGCCAAGCAGGATATCGTCATCACCACCGCGCTGATCCCCGGTCGTGCGGCGCCGCGGCTCGTTTCGCGCGCCATGCTTGCCTCGATGAAGTCGGGTGCGGTCGCCGTCGACCTCGCGGTCGAGCGCGGCGGCAATATCGAGGGCGTCGTCCCCGGCGAGGTCGCCGATGTCGAAGGCGTCAGCGTGATCGGTTTCGCCAACATGCCGGGCCGGGTTGCGGCCAGCGCCTCGGCGCTCTACGCCAAGAACCTCGTGACCTTCCTCGAGACCATGGTCAACAAGGAAACGCGGAGCGTCGTCGTCAATCTTGACGACGAACTCGTCAAGGCGACGATGCTGACCTATGCCGGGGACGTGGTTCATCCCGCCTTCGGCGGCGCGAAGAAGGGAGACATCTGA
- a CDS encoding protein of unknown function DUF992 (PFAM: protein of unknown function DUF992~KEGG: rec:RHECIAT_CH0003879 hypothetical protein) yields the protein MFKQTMIAAAALTAVAWASPAGAENYVTLGRLVCGSDGGQGLIVTSQKSLICTYTSAAGGAKAVYAGKIEKFGLDIGQTGKSVMIWQVLAKTGTDIPQFALAGEYYGIGADASIGAGAGAKVIAGGTDKAFMLQPLNVQAQEGLNLAIGVEKMTLVPGET from the coding sequence ATGTTCAAGCAAACGATGATCGCAGCCGCGGCACTGACGGCCGTTGCCTGGGCGAGCCCGGCGGGCGCGGAAAACTATGTCACGCTTGGCCGGCTGGTCTGCGGATCGGATGGCGGCCAAGGTCTGATCGTCACCTCGCAGAAGAGCCTCATCTGCACTTATACGTCGGCGGCCGGCGGCGCCAAGGCAGTCTATGCCGGCAAAATCGAGAAATTCGGCCTTGATATCGGCCAGACCGGCAAGAGCGTCATGATCTGGCAGGTGCTGGCAAAGACCGGCACGGATATCCCGCAATTCGCCCTTGCCGGCGAATATTACGGGATCGGCGCCGATGCGAGCATCGGTGCGGGCGCCGGCGCCAAGGTCATCGCCGGCGGCACCGACAAGGCCTTCATGCTGCAGCCGTTGAACGTCCAGGCGCAGGAAGGTTTGAACCTGGCGATCGGCGTCGAGAAGATGACGCTCGTGCCGGGCGAGACCTGA
- a CDS encoding NAD(P)(+) transhydrogenase (AB-specific) protein, alpha subunit (KEGG: rec:RHECIAT_CH0003881 NAD(P)(+) transhydrogenase (AB-specific) protein, alpha subunit), translated as MASEAMDRALEQLDHAVTAVITAAAQAPEAASAATGGAIDPFVFQLAIFVLSIFVGYYVVWSVTPALHTPLMAVTNAISSVIVVGALLAVGISTSGLATGFGFVALVLVSVNIFGGFLVTQRMLSMYRKKDR; from the coding sequence ATGGCCAGTGAAGCAATGGACAGGGCGCTGGAGCAGCTCGACCATGCGGTGACCGCCGTGATCACGGCGGCTGCCCAGGCACCGGAAGCGGCAAGTGCTGCGACTGGCGGGGCGATCGATCCCTTCGTCTTCCAGCTCGCCATCTTCGTCTTGTCGATCTTCGTCGGTTATTACGTCGTATGGTCGGTGACGCCGGCGCTGCATACGCCGCTGATGGCCGTCACCAATGCGATCTCCTCCGTCATCGTCGTCGGCGCGCTTCTGGCGGTCGGCATCTCGACCAGCGGCCTTGCGACCGGTTTCGGTTTCGTCGCCCTGGTGCTCGTCTCGGTGAACATCTTCGGCGGTTTCCTCGTCACGCAGCGGATGCTTTCGATGTACCGCAAGAAGGATCGGTGA